CGCATAGCAGTCGATGAATCGCAGAAGGAGCTCAAGGAGCTGGCACAGGCCATTAATCATATGTTGAACAGAATTAATGCTTCTTATCAATCACAGGTGCGGTTTGTTTCTGATGCCTCCCATGAATTGCGCACACCGATTTCCGTCATCCAAGGCTATGTAAACCTACTTGACCGATGGGGAAAAAAAGATGAAAAAACACTACAAGAGTCAATAGACGCAATCAAAGACGAGACAGAGAGCATGAAAACCCTTGTCGAGCAATTACTTTTTTTAGCCCGGGGAGATAATAGCACTATGCAGCTTAACAAACAATCTTTTGACGTACAGGCTTTAATAGACGAAATTGTTCGAGAAGCACAAATGATAGATTCAGCCCATGTATTTAAAACGAAATGTAATACCGTGATAGCGATAAAAGCAGATCGCCAGTTAATGAAGCAAGCAATTCGCATTTTGCTAGATAACAGTATAAAGTACACTCCAGCAGGTGAGGTTATATCCTTAAAGACCTATTCAGAGAATAATAAATTACACATAGTCGTACAGGATAATGGGATTGGTATACCGCCAGAGGATGTTCCACGTATTTTCGATCGCTTTTATCGTTCGGATGAGTCTCGCGCCAGGAAAACAGGAGGCTCGGGCTTAGGTCTAGCGATTGCAAGAATAATTGTAGAGCAGCATGATGGACACTTCGAAGTAATCAGTCGTCAAGAAATTGGAACACGGACAACAATTGTTTTACCGCTTGAAAATAAACCTACCATTGAAATTTGACAATGGTAGGTTCTTAATATATTCTTATGCGCAGCTAAATATTGAAAAGAGGGAAGTATATGCTTAAGCTGGAGGACGTTTCAAAGATATACAGTAGAGACCAAAAACAAGCATTGAAAAATATAAATTTAGAGATTAAAGAGGGAGAGTTTACAGCGCTCTTAGGTCAAAATGGCGCTGGCAAAACAACGCTCATCAATATACTAGCAGGAAATGTGAAAAAGAGTAGTGGCAAAGTAACGATTGCGGGCTATGATTTAGACACTAATGAATTAGATACTAAATGGATTCTCGGTATCGTTCCCCAGGAAGTAGCGATTGATTTCACCTTTTCTGTGGAAGATATCCTAATACAGCAATCAGGATATTTCGGAATCACGGATAACAAAGAATATATTGATTGGTTACTTGAGTCCCTAGCCCTAAAAGACAAAAAGAAATCCCTGGCAAGGGAGCTTTCTGGTGGGATGAAGCGTCGACTACTAATTGCTAAAGCTCTTGTGCACAAACCAAAAATATTAGTTCTAGATGAGCCTACAGCTGGTGTAGATATTGGCCTTCGACACACCCTGTATGAGTTTCTAGAGCAGCTACATAAAGCGGGAACGACAATCATATTAACGACCCATTACCTAGAGGAAGCAGAGCGGCTGTGTGAGCGAGTGGTTGTAATAAATAATGGTATGCTTGTCGCTGATGAGCCTAAGGATAAATTGTTAAAAGACTTTTCCCAGGAAATAAATGTAGAAATTAAACTGGACGGGAAAATAGAGCAAGAGAATATCGGCTTTTTGCAGGCATTCAATCCGACAATTAAAGACCTAGACACTATTGTTTTGCTAATAGATAAGGCGGAATTAACAAACATATTGCAATTACTTATTGAAAACGATATGAAAATCTTGGATCTAAACGTAGAGCGACAAAAGCTTGAAGATGTTTATCTACAGCTTATCAAGCAATAGGGGGGAGATTGTAATGAGAAAAGGAGCTATATTTTATAACCGTACAGGCTTTTTTACACTGTTAAATCGAGAAGTGCACCGGTTTATGAAAGTATATATACAGACGATACTCGCCCCGCTGCTTTCAAATATTTTGTTTTTAGGGATTTTTGGTGGCATATTGCAATCGAGGGACATTGGGCTAGAAGGGGTTGGCTATCTGCAGTTTCTTGTACCAGGCCTTGTGACCATGGGTGCAATTTTTGCATCATTTCAGAATCCTTCGTTTTCAATCGTAGCGCAAAAGTTTCAAAATACTATTCAGGATTTGAATAGTTACCCAATTTCAGATACAGAGAAAACCTTAGCATATGTACTTGGCGGAGCGTTCCGCGGGGTATTAGTGGGTGTTCTAACCTATGTTGCGACAATCTTTTTTGTTGGATATACAATTGAATATCCGATTCTTTTCTTTGTAGCTATATTTGCAATATCCTGTATTTTCGCGTCCATTGGCTTAATAACGGGGCTATATTTAAACAATTTTGAGAAAATGAACTTTGTATTGGCAATTGTTATTACACCACTAACGTTTCTTGGTGGTGTGTTCTTTGAAATTAGTAAGCTCGAAGGGGTATTGTCATTAAGTAGGTTCCTAAATCCGATTTATCCTCTGGTTAATTTATCACGTTACATGTACTTAGGTGCTAGTGAAGGAAATATCTTGATACACACTGGGATTGCAGGTGTATTGTTGGTAGGTGCTTTTGCATTTGCCTGGTATACATTGAAAAACGGCGTAGGTATTAAAGTCGATTAAAATAATCATTATAATGTAAGCGCTAGGAATTTTCATAAAAATAGGACTTCTATCAAATACTGTTTATAGCATGTATAGCTATGTATTTGCAGGAGGACATCCGATGATTGATTTGCATGAATTAGGACAGGCCATAATAAACCCTATTATTGTTTTTTTCGTGTTAATAATTCTAGCGAGGTTAATTGGCAAGAAACTAATTGGACAGCTAACCTTTTTTGATTTTGTCTCAGGGATTACACTTGGTACAATTGGTGGAGCCTTTGTCACGACAGAGGTGGAAGGAAATTTTGTGCTACTAAGTGCCGTAGTGTTTAGTCTGATGGTAATGCTGATTGGCTATATAACCCTCAAGAACGTAACAGCGAGAAAGTTGTTAGAAGGCGAGCCTGTTATAGTAGTGCAAAACGGAAAGATATTAGAAAAGAATATGTCAGATAATCGCTATAATGAGGACGAGTTATTGATGCAACTTCGCGAGAAGGGCGTTTTTGACATAAGCGAAGTAGAGCATGCAATATTAGAGCCATATGGCCGTTTAAGCATAATTAAAAAAAGTGAGTATAGAGCCGTTGCACGAAAGGACCTAGAGCTTCCGCGGGAATATAAAGGAATTACCACCGAGCTTATAAGGGATGGTAGAATTCAAAAGCTGAATCTCCAGGGACTTAACAAAAACTATGAGTGGCTGTACAATCAGTTGATGGAGAAGGGCGTTACCAAGGTAGAGGATGTGTTTTTAGCGACATTCTCTGCCGACGGGAAGCTTTATATTGATTTGCGTGACGATAAGCTAAAGGATGTAAAGAGGACTGAGGATGACGATTCAACCGGAATATAATTAAATAACTATACAGGAGTATTCGTTGATAGAGCACCGCATTTGTTAGAGCAGTTATAACAATTGCGGTGTTTTTTTATTTTTGTGTGAAATTGGAGCGAACATATGCCCTGAAAAAAGGTATAATGGTTATATGAAAAAAGGCAAAGGGGTTGGTCTGATGAAAATCTTACATACGGGAGATTGGCACATAGGAAAGATTGTAAATGAATTTAGCATGCTAGAGGACCAGGAGTTTGCACTAGAGCAATTAATCGCAGTAATAGAAAAAGAGAAGCCTGATGTAGTTATCATAGCTGGTGACATTTATGATCGAAGCATTCCACCAGTTGAGGCTGTGGAATTGCTGGACAGGGTGTTTAATACTATTTTAATAGATTTAAAAACACCGATTATTGCAATTGCTGGAAATCATGACGGTAGAGAACGGCTGTCTTTTGCCAGCAAACTATTGACTCGCAACGGACTTCACATCGCTGGAAGCCTAGATAAGGAAATTAAAAAAGTAACGTTCAATAGCGAACATAGCCCAGTGACATTTTATATGCTCCCATACGCCGATCCAAAGGAGATTCGCCACATTCTTAAAGATGAAGAGATAACAAATCATGATTCAGCCATGGAAAAAATGATAGGGCGGATTAAGAAAGATATTGAGGCAAATCACAAGCATGTCTTAATTGCCCATGGATACGTATCACATATGAGGGAGCTAGACCAGTGTAAGCTAGTTATCTCCGACTCTGAACGACCATTAAGCATAGGGGGAACAGAGATAGTTAATAGCAAGCATTTTGATTGCTTCCACTATACGGCATTAGGTCATCTGCATAGTCCACAAAAGGTAGGTAGTGACAGAATGAGATATGCTGGCTCATTGCTGAAATACTCCTTCTCAGAAGTGAATCAGAAGAAGGGCTTTACAATAGTAGATATAGATGCAAATGGTGAAGTATCAATAGAGCTTAGAGAGCTTCTACCCAGTAGAGATATGCGCATTATCAAGGGGCCTTTGCATCAGCTAATTGACCCTAAGGTGTATGAAACGGCTAATCAAGAGGATTATGTGTATGCCATCTTAACGGACGAGCAAGAGCTTATCGACCCTATATCAAAGCTCAGGGCCGTATATCCTAACATTATGGGCTTAAGTAGAGAGTCAACAACGATACGTGGGGAAAGCCGTACCGCAGCGGTAGGGGGACATAAAAACAAGTCGAAGCTTGAACTCTTTCAGGAATTCTACCAATCCATTTCTAGCAAGCCATTGGACAGTGAAAAACTTATTATCGCAAAAGCTGTAATAGAGCAAGTTGAAAGGGAGGCACAATAGATGAAGCCACTAAAGCTAGAAATCAGTGCCTTTGGACCCTATGCAAAGCAGCAAACAATCAACTTCTTAGAGCTAAAAGGTAAAAATATATTTTTAATCACTGGACCGACTGGCGCAGGGAAAACCACAATATTCGATGCGATAAGCTATGCCCTCTTTGGCGAGGCCTCTGGTAGTAGTCGGAGCAAGGATAGTCTGAGAAGTGACTTTGCGTCCATCGATACACTAACATATGTTGAACTAGAGTTTGAGTTAAGAGGCAAAGAATACAAGATTAAGCGAGTTCCTCAGCAAGAGCGCAAAAAAGCTCGCGGAGAAGGGACTATGAATCAGAACGCTGAAGCTGAATTGTACCTGCCTAACGGGAGTCTCATCACAAAGGTAAACACCGTAGACAAGAAAATAAATGAAATACTAGGGATAACGAAAGAACAATTTCGGCAGATTGTTATGCTACCCCAGGGAGAGTTCCGAAAGCTTTTAGAAGCGGACAGTATCGAACGTGAAGCTATTTTTAGAAAGATATTTGGCACGGAAGCCTTTGCAGCCATTCAGAAAAAGCTAGAGGAGCAAAAGAAGTCTGCTGCTAGAATTATTGGCGAAAAGCAAACTAAAAGGGAAACTATTGCAAGGAGCATTGAAGCCCGTGAAGGCACGCTTTTAATGCAATTGATTCATACCGAGCAATTAAATATAGCGGCAATTGTCAGTGAAACAAATAGTCAGGTTCAACAGGATTACGCCCACCTACAACAAATAGAACAGCAGTTAAATAAACTCTCTTCGGAACAGGAGAAATTACAAGGACATTTTATCGAAGGACAAGAGATTAACAAAAAGCTCACAACAAAAAGTCTGCTAGAAGAGCGTTATCAGGAGCTGGCAAAAAAACAAAACGACTATGAAGATAGACGCCAGCATCTAAACAGCGCTCGCAAAACATTACCAATTATCGAACGTGAAAGCACATGTAATAAACAACAGCTTACATTAGATAAGCAGCAGCAAGCACTACAAGAAGCGACCCAGCACTTGGAAGCAGCGGAGAAAGCGGTTAAAAGCTTACAAAAGCAGCTCCAGGAACAAGAAGCAAAAGAGGATGAACGTAAACGGCTAGCTGAGCAAATTACAACTCTAAAGAATCAGAAGCAAAAGGTAGCAGCCTATGAACAAAAAAATAAACAGCTTCAAGAGCTGCAAGGAAAACTGCAAAAACAGGAAAAAACACTTGCTGCTGTCAAAGAGCAACTGAAAAAAAACAAGCAAATGCAAGAACAAATCATCAGCAATATAAACAAAGCTCAGGAAGCTGAAGTAGAAGAGCAAAAGCTCTCAGCAGCCTATACTAAACAGCAGCAATTGTTTCAAGAAGTAAACGCTCTTGTAGAAAGTATACAAGCATATATAGAAATCGAAAGAAATAAAGCTACTATAACAATAGAATACGAAACAATTGATCAGAAGTACAAGCAAGCAAAATCTAGCTATGAACAAATGGATGATAGCTTTCGCAGAGGGCAGGCGGGACTACTGGCAAGTCAGCTGCATGTGGGATTAGAATGCCCAGTGTGTGGCTCTACTGAACATCCAAAGCCAGCGGTGATTGTAGACGGTGTACCAACGGAAGAACAATTAAAAGCGGCAAAACAAGCTTTTACAGGAATTGAAGCTAAGAGGGAAGTCGTTTTTAAGGAGCTAGTAAACATACAGAATAAGCTTATAAGCACTGAACAAGAGACGGTGAAGCTACGCAATTCAATTAACAACACGAGTGCAAAGCTTGTAGCAGCCACCTTTTCAGAAGCAGAAGGAATCGAAATTGATCCAGAAAATGAAATAATAATCCTAAAAGAGTTGAAAGACTCATTGCAAAATGAAGCGGCTCAGTTGCAGAAACAAGTAAAGCAAGCTGCTGTATTAGCAAAAACAAAGTCCACATTGGAAGTAGAATTAAAGAAATGCCAGCATGAGATAATGACAGGTGAGGAAACGATAGAGCAACTAGAAAAATCATATACAGCTAGCTATGGAACTGTAATAGCGGAGCAGGAGCTAGTGGCCAGCTTGGAGCAGGAAGTTCCAGAGGAGCTACGTTCACTTCAAAAGCTTAATGGAAAAATCACTGAGCTTACATCTGCTTATGAACAGCTTGTACAAGCCCACAAGCAGGTACAGGAAGCGTACAATCGCTCAATATCTGAACAATCCTCAGCAAATGCCAGTCACATACAATTGACAAAACAGGTTCAGCAGGAGCAGCAGGAGTTAGAAGAATTGCAGCAGCAGCTAGCAATGAAAATCAAGGAATCGGGCTTTGCTGACTATACACATTATGCACAGATGAAAATGTCAGAGGAACAAATCCACAGGCTAGATGCTGATATAGAAGCATATTTTCAGGATTTGAAATCTGTTAAAGACCAGCTTGCGAAAGCAATTGACGATACAAAGGATTTACAAGCAGTAGATGTCGAACAAATTAGTGAATGTATCAGTGAGATAAAAAAACAGAAAGCAACAGTGGAAGCCGATGCGAAGAATTTTTACGCACGGATTACTACCAACAAAAAAGCCCTTAGCAGGATAGGTATAATCAACGAAGCATTTCAGGAAGATGAGCAGCAATATGGGTTGGTGGCAGACTTATCGAAGATTGCAAACGGTGACAACGAAGAGCGAATCACCTTTGAGCGCTATGTGCTAGCAGCGTATTTTGATGAAATTATTGCGGCTTCTAATACCAGATTGATGAAAATGACAGGTGGCAGATATGTACTGCAACGGAAGGAAGAACGGGGCAAAGGCAGGAAACAAGAAGGCTTAGAACTAGAAGTGTTTGATAACTATACGGGAAAAGCACGCCATGTAAAAACACTATCAGGTGGTGAGAGTTTTAAAGCATCCCTAGCGCTAGCCCTTGGGCTAGCGGATGTTGTTCAATCCTATGCTGGTGGTATCAGCATTGACACGATGTTTGTCGATGAAGGCTTTGGAACACTAGATCCAGAATCATTGGATTATGCTATTGAATGCTTGATTGACCTGCAAAAGGGCGGAAGGCTTGTCGGGGTAATCTCCCATGTGCCAGAGCTTAAGGAGCGCATTGATGTAAGGTTAGAAATTACCCCAGCTAAGGAAGGAAGTAAAGCTAAATTCACCGATTTGCATATTTAAACTGGAAGATATTTATCTCCTTTGTTATTCTATGGACAGAGTCAGAAATTCTTGAAAACACAGTTTGAAGGGAGCTCTTAATAATGGGGAAATCTAGGGAAGAAAGAAGACAAAATGTAATTGAGGTATTGAACAAAGCTCGCTCAATGGAGCTACAAGCGATTCACCAATATATGAACCAACACTATAGTTTAGATGACATGGATTACGGTGAATTAGCTGCAAACATGAAGCTAATAGCAATTGATGAAATGCGTCATGCAGAGATGCTTGCTGAGCGTGTTAAAGAGTTAGGTGGTGAACCAACCTCAGAATTGGCAGGTAAAATCGTCAAAGGTCAAAGTGCTGAAGAAATATTTGAGCATGCTGCTGGCGAAGAAGATGATGCAGTTGATGCGTACAATCAATTCCTGTTAGTCTGTCGAGAAAATGGTGACAGCACTTCGATGAAGATTTTTGAGCAAATGATAGATGAAGAGCAAGAACATTTTAATTACTTCGACAGCATCAACGAACACATTAGCAACCTTGGAAAAACATTCTTGGCACAAAAAGCAGGCACGTCTGCAGATACTGGTGGTGTAAGCAAAAGTTTCATCAATAAAGGGAACGCTTAATAAGACTATGCAATAAGGTATTTGAGAAAAACCAAAGGGCTTCACAATAGTGAGGTCCTTTTCAATCAAAATAATAGATGATTCAAGAAAATGCTAAAAAGAAACTTTATTGAAGGAGGAACTAAATTATGGAAGAAAAGCGTTGTCCAGTAACAGGTCATTCTAAAAGTCAACATGCAGGTGGGGGTACCTCTAACAAAGACTGGTGGCCAAACCAGTTAAATCTAAAAATTCTTCACCAAAACTCAAATTTAAGTAACCCTATGGATGCAGAATTTAACTATGCAGAAGAATTTAAAAAACTTGACCTAGAAGCGATTAAGAAAGATCTACATGCATTGATGACTGACTCACAGGATTGGTGGCCAGCTGATTATGGTCATTATGGTCCACTCTTCATTCGCATGGCATGGCACAGTGCAGGTACATATCGTTTAGCTGATGGACGCGGCGGTGGTGTGAACGGAACGCAACGATTTGCCCCGCTAAATAGCTGGCCAGACAACATTAATTTAGATAAAGCGCGTCGGTTGCTATGGCCAATAAAACAGAAATATGGCAATAAAATATCTTGGGCCGATTTAATGATTCTTGCAGGTAACTGCGCTATTGAGTCAATGGGGCTACAAACATTTGGCTTCGCTGGTGGACGTGTAGACGTTTGGGAACCAGAAGAAGACATTTATTGGGGCTCAGAAGGTGAGTGGCTAGATGACCAGCGTTACTCTGGTGATCGTGAGCTAGAAAACCCACTAGCAGCAGTGCAGATGGGGCTTATATACGTAAATCCAGAAGGACCGAACGGCAATCCAGATCCAGTTGCTTCTGGTCGTGATGTTAGAGATACCTTCGCAAGAATGGCAATGAACGATGAAGAAACTGTTGCTCTGGTCGCTGGTGGTCATACCTTTGGTAAATGTCACGGTGCAGGAGATGCATCACACGTAGGTCCTGAGCCTGAAGCAGCAGATATCGAAGAACAAGGGCTAGGTTGGATTAGTAGCTACGGTAGTGGTAAAGGCG
This is a stretch of genomic DNA from Desulfuribacillus alkaliarsenatis. It encodes these proteins:
- a CDS encoding ABC transporter permease, translating into MRKGAIFYNRTGFFTLLNREVHRFMKVYIQTILAPLLSNILFLGIFGGILQSRDIGLEGVGYLQFLVPGLVTMGAIFASFQNPSFSIVAQKFQNTIQDLNSYPISDTEKTLAYVLGGAFRGVLVGVLTYVATIFFVGYTIEYPILFFVAIFAISCIFASIGLITGLYLNNFEKMNFVLAIVITPLTFLGGVFFEISKLEGVLSLSRFLNPIYPLVNLSRYMYLGASEGNILIHTGIAGVLLVGAFAFAWYTLKNGVGIKVD
- a CDS encoding DUF421 domain-containing protein, whose protein sequence is MIDLHELGQAIINPIIVFFVLIILARLIGKKLIGQLTFFDFVSGITLGTIGGAFVTTEVEGNFVLLSAVVFSLMVMLIGYITLKNVTARKLLEGEPVIVVQNGKILEKNMSDNRYNEDELLMQLREKGVFDISEVEHAILEPYGRLSIIKKSEYRAVARKDLELPREYKGITTELIRDGRIQKLNLQGLNKNYEWLYNQLMEKGVTKVEDVFLATFSADGKLYIDLRDDKLKDVKRTEDDDSTGI
- a CDS encoding ABC transporter ATP-binding protein; this translates as MLKLEDVSKIYSRDQKQALKNINLEIKEGEFTALLGQNGAGKTTLINILAGNVKKSSGKVTIAGYDLDTNELDTKWILGIVPQEVAIDFTFSVEDILIQQSGYFGITDNKEYIDWLLESLALKDKKKSLARELSGGMKRRLLIAKALVHKPKILVLDEPTAGVDIGLRHTLYEFLEQLHKAGTTIILTTHYLEEAERLCERVVVINNGMLVADEPKDKLLKDFSQEINVEIKLDGKIEQENIGFLQAFNPTIKDLDTIVLLIDKAELTNILQLLIENDMKILDLNVERQKLEDVYLQLIKQ
- a CDS encoding exonuclease SbcCD subunit D; the protein is MKILHTGDWHIGKIVNEFSMLEDQEFALEQLIAVIEKEKPDVVIIAGDIYDRSIPPVEAVELLDRVFNTILIDLKTPIIAIAGNHDGRERLSFASKLLTRNGLHIAGSLDKEIKKVTFNSEHSPVTFYMLPYADPKEIRHILKDEEITNHDSAMEKMIGRIKKDIEANHKHVLIAHGYVSHMRELDQCKLVISDSERPLSIGGTEIVNSKHFDCFHYTALGHLHSPQKVGSDRMRYAGSLLKYSFSEVNQKKGFTIVDIDANGEVSIELRELLPSRDMRIIKGPLHQLIDPKVYETANQEDYVYAILTDEQELIDPISKLRAVYPNIMGLSRESTTIRGESRTAAVGGHKNKSKLELFQEFYQSISSKPLDSEKLIIAKAVIEQVEREAQ
- a CDS encoding ferritin-like domain-containing protein, whose product is MGKSREERRQNVIEVLNKARSMELQAIHQYMNQHYSLDDMDYGELAANMKLIAIDEMRHAEMLAERVKELGGEPTSELAGKIVKGQSAEEIFEHAAGEEDDAVDAYNQFLLVCRENGDSTSMKIFEQMIDEEQEHFNYFDSINEHISNLGKTFLAQKAGTSADTGGVSKSFINKGNA
- a CDS encoding sensor histidine kinase, whose translation is MNEQQSNKAKGVSISDKIRSSLVIKLNLRMLAILLSAFMSINTLLLIIVSTSTIYQIEKGAIQLAQDVVATENAIAVESYEVLGYRITGLDVLTGQETEGEGYQLPWAIQKRTPIKDASTTRNILTVNWQEDMMVAEWIRQIDYELRFTVENQTFLVVYNIGEDLARITVIAIIVLAVELLLLISSLFKGSTAIRKTLKPISEMAETAKALNEQVANIGAGGKDITSLAGAISSIDASQLDKRIAVDESQKELKELAQAINHMLNRINASYQSQVRFVSDASHELRTPISVIQGYVNLLDRWGKKDEKTLQESIDAIKDETESMKTLVEQLLFLARGDNSTMQLNKQSFDVQALIDEIVREAQMIDSAHVFKTKCNTVIAIKADRQLMKQAIRILLDNSIKYTPAGEVISLKTYSENNKLHIVVQDNGIGIPPEDVPRIFDRFYRSDESRARKTGGSGLGLAIARIIVEQHDGHFEVISRQEIGTRTTIVLPLENKPTIEI
- a CDS encoding AAA family ATPase, which produces MKPLKLEISAFGPYAKQQTINFLELKGKNIFLITGPTGAGKTTIFDAISYALFGEASGSSRSKDSLRSDFASIDTLTYVELEFELRGKEYKIKRVPQQERKKARGEGTMNQNAEAELYLPNGSLITKVNTVDKKINEILGITKEQFRQIVMLPQGEFRKLLEADSIEREAIFRKIFGTEAFAAIQKKLEEQKKSAARIIGEKQTKRETIARSIEAREGTLLMQLIHTEQLNIAAIVSETNSQVQQDYAHLQQIEQQLNKLSSEQEKLQGHFIEGQEINKKLTTKSLLEERYQELAKKQNDYEDRRQHLNSARKTLPIIERESTCNKQQLTLDKQQQALQEATQHLEAAEKAVKSLQKQLQEQEAKEDERKRLAEQITTLKNQKQKVAAYEQKNKQLQELQGKLQKQEKTLAAVKEQLKKNKQMQEQIISNINKAQEAEVEEQKLSAAYTKQQQLFQEVNALVESIQAYIEIERNKATITIEYETIDQKYKQAKSSYEQMDDSFRRGQAGLLASQLHVGLECPVCGSTEHPKPAVIVDGVPTEEQLKAAKQAFTGIEAKREVVFKELVNIQNKLISTEQETVKLRNSINNTSAKLVAATFSEAEGIEIDPENEIIILKELKDSLQNEAAQLQKQVKQAAVLAKTKSTLEVELKKCQHEIMTGEETIEQLEKSYTASYGTVIAEQELVASLEQEVPEELRSLQKLNGKITELTSAYEQLVQAHKQVQEAYNRSISEQSSANASHIQLTKQVQQEQQELEELQQQLAMKIKESGFADYTHYAQMKMSEEQIHRLDADIEAYFQDLKSVKDQLAKAIDDTKDLQAVDVEQISECISEIKKQKATVEADAKNFYARITTNKKALSRIGIINEAFQEDEQQYGLVADLSKIANGDNEERITFERYVLAAYFDEIIAASNTRLMKMTGGRYVLQRKEERGKGRKQEGLELEVFDNYTGKARHVKTLSGGESFKASLALALGLADVVQSYAGGISIDTMFVDEGFGTLDPESLDYAIECLIDLQKGGRLVGVISHVPELKERIDVRLEITPAKEGSKAKFTDLHI